The Patescibacteria group bacterium region TATGAAAAAGATAGTTGGAGCTGAAGTTTTAGATTTGAATAAAATCCAGTCTTCCGGATTAGTGCGCCAGGCTTGCGGCTTAGCGGAAATCGACCGGGTACTAGGTGGCGGCTTAGTCTCCGGCTCCTTGCTTATTCTAGCTGGCGAGCCGGGTATCGGCAAATCAACTCTTGTCGCCCAGTTGGCTGACGCCTATTCTAAGGATCAAGAAGCCTTATATGTCAGTGGCGAAGAATCTGCCAGCCAGGTTAAATCCAGATTGGAGCGCTTGCATTGTGACCTGGGGAGGATTAAGTTCGTCAGTGAGACAAACGTAGAGAAAATCGTATCCACCGCCATCAAGTTATCACCCAAACTCCTCATCATCGATTCTATCCAAACAATCTATTCCGCTTTGATTCCGGCGGAAGCGGGTAGCGTCAGCCAGATTAGAGCCGGAGCAGTTAAATTTCTAGAGTTAGCTAAGCAGAATGATATTTCGGTGATTCTGATCGGCCACATTACCAAGGATGGCCAGGTCGCCGGACCTAAATCTCTGGAGCATATAGTGGACACGGTTTTATACTTAGAGAACGAGGCTCAGAACAACTATTGCTTACTGCGAGCTAGCAAGAATCGTTTTGGTTCAGTTAATGAATTAGGGGTTTTAGAAATGACCGGGCAAGGATTCAAGGAAGTGAAGAATCCTAGCCTGGTCTTCATCGAGAGCGCCCCCTCCAATTTAGCCGGTTCAGTGATCGGTTGCGTCTTAGAAGGTACCAGACCATTTTTAGTCGAAGTCCAGGCCCTAGTCTCTAAGACCGTCTTCGGATACCCCCAGCGGAAATCTAGCGGTTTTGACCTTAATCGTTTGCAAGTCTTGAGTGCAGTCTTGTCTAAACGTACCAAGACCAATCTTACTGTCCAGGATATTATTTTAAATATCGTCGGCGGCCTCAAGATTAGCGATCCCGCCCTGGATTTGGCTGTGGCCGCGGCTATCATTTCCTCTCACTTTAATAAGAGTTTGGATCGACGGACAATAGTCTTGGGAGAAGTCGGTTTAGGCGGGGAAGTGAGAGCCGTCCATAAACTGGAACAACGCCTGGCCGAGGCGGAGAAGCTCGGGTTTACTGCGGCCATCATCCCTAATAGTGAAGTCAAGGCAAAAAAGATTAAGCTTTTGAAAATTAAAAGCCTGAGCGAATTAGAAGAGATAATCAAATGATTTTTTAAATAAGAAAAAAGATCATCTCGCGGATGATCTTTCTTTACTTTTGAAGCACTGCTGCCTAATTTTAACGAGCGATTCTCATCGCGCTGTTCCGGCGACATTCCGGCTTGTCTTTGATCTTTGATTTCTTATCTCTGATTACAGCCAGTTTGAATGTTTTCTGGACCAGGTCCCGGTTTCCGTTCTTTACGATTATCTCTTTGTGGGAGACGAAAAATGGCTTTTGCGGCGTTTGCCGCGGGTTGGTTTCCCGGACTTCTACGTTCATAAATTTGTGGCTTTTGGCCACAGAGATGTTGTTCAGGTTGACCAACACTTCTCTCCCGTCAATCAGTTCAGCGATGAATTCAGGTTTCGGCATGACTTTCTTGTTTATGAGTTAAACTTAGGTGAATATTTAAAGGACTATTAAAATCATATGTTTATGTTATAATAGATAAATGATAATGTCAATATAGCCTATCCTTATTTATTGAAAATTAGCTAATTTTTAATGAATAATATCTATATATTGACAAAATTATTATAAAATGTTATAATTATCTTTGTTAGTTTTGATCTTTTCAATCCGTTTAATATTGATTTTGTATCTTATGAGCCCAACTCGTAATATGTAAAATCAATATTAAACACATAAAACAAGAAAAAATGAAAGTAACAAAAGTTTTGCACCGTATCCTCATTGTGGCTGGTTTTATCTCATTAGCTTTGGCTACAATTTTTTTCTTTTGTGCTCTGATGAGCTTTTTTGCCGGTCAGCGGACTGATTCCGTGGATATCTTAATCGACTGTTTAGTCGATCTCAGAATATCCGTTACAATGGCAATCCTAATCGCGATTTCCGCCCTTTCAACCTCTGAAACCCTGGCTTTAGGCGAGGATTTAATGGATTGGATGGATAGAAATATCCGGAAAAAAGCAGTTTAGCAAAAGACAACACGATCTTTAAAAAAAGGCTTATCGTAAGATAAGTCCTTTTTTTATTCGAAATGGATTTCATTTTCCCATTGTCCTAGTTTTTCTTTCAGGAGAGGATAATCTTTTAATTCCGGATCTTCTTTAACTATTTTTTCGGCTTCATCTTTAGCTTTCTTGATCAGCTCATAATCGAATAGGGTGGCAATTTTTATTTCCGGCCAGCCGCTTTGGTTGGCGCCATAGATATCGCCCGCCCCCCTCAACTTGAGATCGATCTTAGCGAGGCTCAAGCCATCGCTGTATTTGGTGAGGGCTTCTAGACGCCTAAGACTTTTATCACTCATTTCTTGTTCGTTGCTAGGGAAAAGGAGACAATATGATTGATGCGGCCCGCGTCCGACTCGGCCGCGGAATTGATGGAGCTGGGCTAAACCGAAGCGCTCCGCTCCTTCGATTATCATGACACTGGCATTTGGTACGTCGACACCCACTTCGATAACTGAAGTAGCGACCAGTATTTTAGTCTTCTTATCCAAGAAGTCTTGCATTACCTTGTCTTTCTCATCACTTTTGAGGCGTCCGTGCAGCAGGCCGACAGGGAGGTCAGGAAAAATTTCTTTATCCAGGCGTTCATGTTCAGCTTTGACTGATTTATAGCCGCTTTTATCGGATTCGTCGATCAGAGGACAGATGACAAATATCTGCCGGCCTTCAGAGATTTGCCGTCTGATAAATTCATAGCTTTTTATCCTTTCTTTTTCGCTAATTATTTTGGTAATTACCGTTTTTCTGCCAGCCGGCATTTGCTTGATTAAAGATAGGTCCAGATCCCCGTAGATCGCTAAAGCTAAAGAGCGGGGAATCGGGGTGGCGGTCATTGATAAGAAGTGAGGAATGAGATTTTTAGTGCCGGAAGAAACTATCTTATGCCGCTGGACTACGCCGAAACGATGCTGTTCATCGACTACGATCAGGCCTAATTGCCGGAAATCTAAACGATCTTGGATTAAGGCATGAGTGCCGATTATTATATCGGCATTGTCTAGGATTTCTTTGGTAATAGCAGTAGTTTTAGCCTGGCCTTTCAGGGATGGGTTTATATTGTCAGCCTGGTAGTTGATATTTTTTTGCCCCCTAGTTAATAGTCCGATTTTCACGTTAAAGCCGCCGAGGAGCCGGTTAAGGGAATTGAAATGTTGGCTAGCCAGGATTTCTGTGGGCGCCATAAGCACCCCCTGGTAGGCATTTAAAGCGGTATTGAATAAAGCTAGGGCGGCTACTAGGGTTTTGCCACTTCCGACATCGCCTTCCAGCAGACGCGACATAGCTTGGCTTTTTTCAAGGTCATTGAGGATTTCCCAGGCGGCGCGCCTTTGGTCGTCGGTCAGTTTGAAGGGCAGGCTGGCCACAAATTTTTTAGTCGCCGTTTCTTGGAATTTGATAAGCGGCGCTTGTTTGGTCCGAAGCTGGTTTTTGGTCGATTCAGCTTTCAACTGGCGTAGGAATAAATCACCGAAATTAAGGCGCTGGGAAGCTGCCTGGGCTGCAGTCGGATCTTTGGGAAAATGCGCTTGAGCCAGGGCTTCGCCCAAGGTTAATAATTTTAGATTTTTTCTGACTCTTTCTGGTAGCCAGTCAGGAATGTACTTAGTTAAAGGCAAGGCTTGCTTGATTAGGAATCTTATTTGTTTTTGGCTGAGCCCGGCGCTCAGATGGTAGCGGGGAATGAGGCCTTTAGTATGTATCAGGTCAGCAGAGTTTATTTTTTCGTATATCGGTGACACTAAGCTTAATTGGCCATAATTATCACTAACCTTTCCTGCTAAGGAAACCTGATCGCCTGCCTTAAGATTGCGAGCCAGGAAGGGTTGGTTAAACCAGATAACTTTAATGGTTTCGCTCTCATCGCTGACTAGAGCTTCGGTTAGGTATTTTCTTTGTCTGGCGCTCCGCTTATTTTGAATTAATTCAATGGTACCGATAATTGTGACAGTTTCCCCGGCTTTTAAATCTTTGATCAGCTTAGTCTCTCTAAGATCGTCATAGCGGAAAGGCACATAAAAAAGCAGGTCTTGGGCTTGAGCCAGACCTAGCTTTTTTAAGTATTTAGCCGTAGTTTTACCAACTCGTGATAAGTCGGAAATAGGGGAATTGAGCTGAAGCATAAAATTGTGCTTTCGGCAGGAATCGAACCTGCATTACAAGATCCGCAATCTTGCGTCCTATCCGTTGAACGACGAAAGCCTATCTAAAGCCTAATCTTATTATAATTTAAATAGTTTCGTCAACTGTTCGGATAGGGGGACATCGGTTCGCTCTAAATCCTCGTCTAAGTATCTGAGTAAGAAGTTCCTGACCAGGATTGGGTTCATATGACGCAAGGGAATCGATAGACGGGGGCGGAAAGAATTTTTAAATTCAAAATAAAGGTTTTTGACGCTTTGCTTGGGCTTATATATGACGGCGAAGTGCTTGAAGCTGTCATAATCATAGAACTTGTTCCCGATTTTTATCCCTTCACTCTCCAGATATATATTAACCATCAGGGCTGGGCGACCATCATTGATTATGATTATTATAGAGGAGATTATTAGGATAAGGGCAAATAGGAAATTAGAGTTAGCCCCTAAAAATGTTAGCTTCCAGCCGGAAAAACTGAAAAAAGAGAAGAAGAGGCAGAGGAATAGGAATATGCCGGCGATTATATACCAACGGCGGCCTCTTTCAGGGCGTCGATATTCCGGCACCGGCCAGACTAATTTTTGGGGCATATTTTGCTTATCAATAGCCATATTTTCAAATTGACATTATTGCTTTTATTTTATATAGTGATTATACCACAAAAATCAGACGAGATAAATTGGAGAGGTGCCGGAGCGGTCGAACGGGGCACCCTGCTAAGGTGTTATCCTTGAAAGAGGATCGAGGGTTCGAATCCCTCCCTCTCCGCAGAACGGGACGAAGCGAGTCTAAAAACTCATTTCGTCCTTTTTTTATCGGCATTTTTGAAAGTTCGAACGTAGCAATTTTGGCGTTTAGGAGTTCTCGATTTTTTTCTATCGGCAATAGCCATTTGAACGCTAATATTTCAAGTTTTTTGTCTTCAAGAAAAAAGTTCGAACCGAGCGAAGACAATATCTCTCTTTTCTTCTCGGATTCGCCATTCACGAATTGATTAAGGCCATGACAGGCCAGTTCGAAGGTTTGTTTAGTCAGCTTTAAAACCTTTTCTTCTCTGATCTCGTCATAGCCGTCTAAATCGTCCAATTTGGCCATTTCGCGGGTCAGTTCGTTCTTAGCTTCCAAATATTCATCGTCGCTTAACAAGTCCCGACATTTCATTTTAGTGAGGCTTTTTAGTTCCTCTTTGAGCTTTTCCATAGACTTGCCCGTATTGGCCTTTATAGCCTCGTCTTTGGCCGTTTCTTCCTGTTTCAGCTCATCTATAATCTCCAGCCCCAAGTCCAAAAAGGCGGGGTTAAGCTCATATTTTTGCAGTTCGGCGATTATTTGTTTGTCCATAGCTTCACGGTCGACGGAAGACTGTCCGCAAGAATAATCGCGACGTCTGTGGGCGCAATAGTAATAGGCATAAACCTTGTTTTGACCGGTTTGTTTATTAAATTTTGTCTTGAAATCGGCCGTTATCAAACAGCCGCACTCTTTGCATTTTATCAATCCCCGATAAGGGAAATCTTTTTCTTGCCGGCGCGGTTTTCCGTCTCGGCCCATTATGGTTTGAATTTGGTCGTATTGGGAAATTGTTATTAAACGTTTGTGCTTGCCTTTGGTTTCCTGTCCGCCGTAATTGATTATTCCGGCGTAAAACGGATTGGTAAAAATTCTGTAAATCGCACTACGCGACAATTCTTTGCCGCCGAGACTGCGAATTTTTCTTGTCTTGTATCCCCATTCGCCGTTCATCTTTTCCAAAATTTCGGGAACACTATAATTGCCGGTCAACATCAAATCGAAAGCCCGGCGCAATAACGGGAAACGTTCCGGGTCAGGGACGATAATGCTGAAATTACTGTTTTCGTCTTGTCTGTTTAGATAACCTTCGGGCGCTTTGTTCGGTAGCCAACCCATGGAAAACTTTTTTTCCAAACCGCGGCGGACATCTTTTCCAAGTTTCGACGAAAAATATTGTGATTGGCTAAGCGCCAATTGCAACATCATTATGCCTTCGGGGGAATTGTCGAAATTATAGGAACCGAATTTCAAATCTTTGATGACGCCCGTGCGAACCAAGTATGAAATCGTCGAAGCGTCTATCTCGTTGCGGCTTAATCTGTCCGGATGCCAGGCAATAATTCCTTCCGCTTCGCCCTTTCGGATGCGCTTTATCATCTCGGCAAAAACGGGGCGATTGTACGGCGAAAAAGCGCTGTGCTTTTCTTCCAAAATTTCCACTATTTCCAAACCGTTGAAGAATTCCCGAACTTTGTCCTTTTGGCTTTCAATGGACAAGGCCTGACGTTCTTCGCCCTCGGTGGATTTTCGGACATAAGCGAAATATTTAATTTTAGTCGCCGTTGTCATATTTGTTTCTTTTTACCAAATCATAATTCCAAAAAATATCGGTCAAATCATCCCGGATTTCTTTCAAGACTCTCGCCTTATCTTCCCGGTCCAAGTGTTCGTCGGGAAGTTCAAAATCCAGCCGGATCTCGTTGAGAACCTCGGCCATATTTAAAAGAGTCTTGTCCTCCAAAACTTTCTTTTGTTCTTCGGTTGTTGTTTTAGTTTTTGGCATAACAAAAAGGGGCGGTCCTGGAGACCCAACTAAATATCGCCAAAGGCAATACTCGTCGGCAGAACCGTCCCTTTTTGGGGGCGAGTATAAAAAATCCCTTGGCGGATGTTATTTAGTTGGGTCTCAATGTTAATGATACCATAGTCGGGCGATTTTTCAAGCCCTAAAATAAAGCTCTTTAAGTCGCTTCTTTTCGGTCGCGCTTATCGGGATATAAGTCGCTTTGACCAAAATGACAAGCTTGAGGCATTGCTCGAAGGTTTCTTCGTCGCTTATTTCTTCTTTAAACGTTTCTCTATATAAATTTTTAAACTTTTCAACGTGGCTCGGTTTGATGTTCATAATCGAACTGCGTTCAAGTTTTAATCAAAGGCGTTTCCGAACCGAACAGACTGTAATCTATCGCGCCCAACCAGTCCGAACGGTACTGTTTTTCAAACAGATTTTTTAATATATCTTTCGTCGAGACAAAAAAATCTTTTATTTGTTCCTTGATGATAATAATTATCGGTTTTTCCAAATTGCGGGAAGACAGAATTTTTTTCATGCCGAAATAACGGAAGTCGAACAAATTTTTGCCGACGTATTTGGAAATATACAAGCCTAAATTGTTGACGTGTTGGACGCGGTTTATCATTACGAAGCCTTGATCCCATATCGCGGACAATTCTTCGTTTCTCATTTCAAAATTGACGAGCAAATGATAGTGAACCGCGCCGCGTTTTTGAAATTCCGGCACGGCCAGATATTTCAAATCCTTTTGTTTTCTCTTTAGCCGTTTGATGAATTTCTTGAATATCGCGTTGGCTTCGCCGAGTTCCCGGATATTCTCCTTGAAGGTCAAAGTTATAAAAATTTTTAAGTCGGGATTGGAATCTATCAAGCGGACTATTCTCGCCCTGGTGCGGCGAAGAGAAAAATCTCGCATGACTTCCATTTCAAATTCGCATTCTTCGTTGTTTTTTATTTCTGCCATCACTTCCTCTCTCGTTCGTCGTTTTATCTTTCGATGTTTTCGCTTTTTGCCAATCACAATAGGAGCCTCGTATTGATAGAGTTCCGCTTTCTTGCCGCATATAATCAGTTTTTGTCGGTAGGTCGTCATTTTTCAGGAGGGAATAAAGTTCGTCCAAGACAAGCTTGAATTCCCGTTGATAAGAAATAAGTTTTCGACCAAGCAGGGCAAAATCGGTCGTTGAATCGGTTTTTACTTTTCTGCTTATGCCGAAACGGAGTTTGTTTATCCTTTCTCTAAGCCAAAGGATATATTCGAATTCTTTTTTGATGTTTTTGTATATCATATGTTTTGTATATTTGTTTAAGTCGCGGCCCTTTGTGTGCGTATGGTCAAGTTAATTATTATAAGGGGTCGCATTTCTAAAATCTCATTTACCGGCCGCGTTTTCCTTTTTTCGGCTCCCCCAAGGGGATGCCGCCGAAAAAAGGAAAAAACTGCGGCGGCCGGTCGGTATGCCCGATTGTCTATCTGTGTCCTCTCATTGTAGCGTCAGCTTATCGGCTCTCAAGGTAGTGCCTATGGCCTCCACTTTGACAACCGCAAGCAATCAGACGCTCGCTTCTTTCGTGGCCGATAGATAATCTAAGGCGACGTTATCCGGTCATTTAAAATCAGTCGCCAATTTAAATTTATGACAATATCAGTCAAATCAAATTGGACGGGTTCGGAAAACACTTCAAATCTCGTCCGCAAGGAAATCGCCAAGCGTTGGGGCGAAGACGAGGCCAAACGCTATAATCCGTTCGAGAATTGCTTAACCTTCAAAGGTTGGCTCAAGAACGGATGTGTCGTTCGCAAGGACGAGAAAGCCATTCGGTCTTTTATCGTCGTCGAGAAAAAAGACAAGAAAACCGGAGAAGTCATCGAGAGACGACTGAAAACGATTTATCTTTTCTACGAAAAGCAAGTCGAGCCGCAAGCTTAACGACTTTAGGAGCTGATCCCTAACGGGATTGGCTCCTTTTTTTGTATAGACAATCAAAGAACTATTTTCTGACGGTCAATTCTTTCTGTTTCAAAAATTCTTCCTCGCTAAGAATTCCTTTATAACCGCCTTTATCTTCTTTGCCGCAAGAATCGCAAATGCTGACGGGGCGCCAGTAATGTTTTTTCGGACGAAGCCGAATGTCATAACAACTGTCGTATATGCCGGACTGTTTTATAACAAGTTTTCGTCCGCATTTCGGACAAATATCAAGATTGAATTCTTGTCGTTCGTGGCACTTCTCGCAGAATTTATGCTCCAATTCCAGTTTGTATTTGTCCCATTTTTTAAAAAGCAGTTTTGATTTGATAAACAGTCTTATTTCCGACAGCCAAGAGAAGAAGCCGTTATCTTTCGGCTCCGGTTCTTCCTTTAGCATTTGCGTCCGGTCTATCGCCCGTTCGCGCAAAAGAACGATGCCGGGAATAAAGCTCAAAATGCGAAAAGCGTCCGTCCATTCGTCTATAACTATTCGCGCGCTTTTGGCGACAAGCGTGATATTTTGTGTCGTGCCGTAAATGTCGATATGGTGGTGGCGGTGTTGCTGAAAAAATCTTCTCACGCCCGAGCCCTCGTTTTCCCAATTGCGCGGATCGAGCGGCTCGGCGATTTCGTCGCAAATTACGATGCAGTTTCTCACGTCCGTGATGTCTTCCATTTCTTGATAATAGTGAAGATTGTTTTTATCCGTGTCCCATTCGCCCAAAACGTCAAAGCGTTTCCAGTTGAGCCATAGGTTGGAATAGACTTGATAGCCGGCGATAAGGTAGGGGTAGACGAATGTCGCCATAAGCAGCGATTTGCCGCTTCCGGGAAGACCGGTTATCAATTTAAATTTAGAACCGTCTAACGCCATATGTTTATTCTCTTAATCCCGAATTGTTAATCAAAATCTTTATCGCCATAATCGACCACAAGAACGGATAGACAGAAAAGACTATGCCGACGATTTGCCAAAGCGTGTCAGTCGGGAAAATGAAATCAATAAGGCTCGACCATTGTCTTATCATCCCGAAAAATATCGTAATGTTCTGCCAAGGAATGAGATTGTTTACGGCTTGTCCGATGGCGTAAAGAAGTCCGGACAAAAAAGTCGTAATCAACACCACTTTTATGAATTGAATGAGTGCGTTCATATTTTTATTTATTGACCTTCAGTCATCTTGTTGATGAAGGCTTTACCGTTTTTAATCGCCCAGAATCCGAACATTCCCCAAAGCGCCCATTTGATAATCGTCTTAATGGCCAGAAACAGTTGATTGGTTTTTTGCGCGTTGACCGTTCCCAAAGTCGAACTGGAAGTGAAAATATCTTTGCCCCACAAAACGACGGTGGCGGTTGAAGTGCCGGTTGTTGGAATTTGCGCCGTCAAATTTCCGTTCACCGGAGATAAGAAAGATAGTTCGGAAAGCGTCGACGAATTTGCGCTGGCCTTCCAAGCAGCGTTCAGATTGGTGTAAATGTTAAACGGAAAAACATTTTTTAGGATATTGCCAGCTTTGTATATGCCGTCGGTCGCTATCGTCGTAAATTTATTACCGGCGATAATAAATCCCAATTTGAATTTGCAACCGATAACAGTCATATTAAGAGCGGGCATGCTTATGCCGACGAATTCCGGGTCGGGCGTATTCCATTGATCCGCGTCGCACGCGGCGTAATACATAGCGCTGTCGTCATAAAATGGATTGCTTGAACTGGCAGTTAAAATATCTGCGGCCGTGGGTATCTCAGTTGGTTGCCAATTAACCACAACCACATAAGGAATGGTCGTGGTAGCGGCCACGTCGCCTAACGTCGGAGACCAATAACCGGATAAATGACCTATTACCTCGTAATTAACGTAGCCTATCGTTGTTCCGTCTCCGGTCAAGGGGAAGAAACTGGTTCCGTTGTATTTATCGGTAAAGAAACCGGTGCTGTCTATTATGGTACTGGTAGCCACTAAAGTGCTTGTCGCCCAATCCGCGCTTATTTGTCTTATTTCGATATAATCGTAAACGGTAAAGATATTTTCGTTGTAAAGGTATCTGACTTTGGCCGTCGATTGATTGGAGAAAGTATAAGGATTGTTGAAGAAGAACAGGCCGGTGTTGTCTGAAGCGTTAGGATTATTCGCGCAGTCTCCGCAGTCGCTCGGACAAGTGGAACAATTTTCGCTAACGGTTTGACAAAGTGTGTCGCCGCAATATTCGGCCGGGGTGAAATAGATATTGTTCAGGCCGCCGACGTGGAGATATATTTGAGAAACTTCGGTGTCGGACAATGTTTTATCCCAAATCGCGAAATCGTCGAAAAGATAAATGTTTCCCGCCCAGTTATTCGGATAGAAATATATCCCTCCGATATTGCCGTAATTTTGTGGTATGCTTAAATCCGCTTCCCATTTTCTAATGCCGTCCATATAGAGAACTTGATGATTGGCGGTGAACGTTAAGGTGATTAGGTGCCATCCGGCGGAAAAATTCGGATAAGAATAATTGCCGGAGGGGTTGGACGCCAAATTATTATTCCAAGTCGGGTTTTCATTTACGTAAGCGTTGCTGTAAACCCTGGGCTTTATTGGATTGCGACCGTCATTGGCGTGGTCCGAACACATTCCGGCAATCAAATTTCCGGACGTGTTTTTGATTTCGACACAATCGGAATTGTTGTCAAAATATTGCCAATAAGAGACGGAAAAATTATTTCCTTGGTTTATGTTTAAGCCGGTGATATTCACGTTATACCAATTAGCCGCGGCATTAAGAGAAGCGCTGTCCGAAAAATTCCAAGGATTGCTCCCGTTATATCCGAAATTATTTCCCGCCACCCCGCTTATCTTGTCTATATTAGTGTTATTGAAATCCCAATAAAGCCTGAGGCTGCTGTCGTACGAAGCCAGGGCTTTTCCGGCGAAGAAAAGATGCAGACAGAAAAGAGCCAACAACGAAAAAGTATATTTTAACAATTTATTTTTCATCTTTTTGTTTCGTTATCTCGCGCCAGTTGTTGTAGATTTCATCCATTCGCAATTTATCGTGATATAAACGAGGCTCGGTATAAGTTTTGTAAAATTGATAGTCAAAATGGGCGAGAATAGCTATTAAGATAACAAGCGATATATAAGTAAACATAGTTTTGGTTAGGAGAAGGGGTTTATGCCCCGCCGGTTAAGGCGGGGCGATAAACTATTTGATGGTTCCTCTGATTTTTTTGACCCCCCACATGATACCCTTGATGATAAGAGTAAGAGTGATGACGGCGCCGAACACTCCGAGGATGTAAGGGATAAACGCGTAAGCGTTATCCTTCAACAAACTGGTCGTGCTGGCCAAGGAATTCGTCAAATCTTGATCGGCGGCGGCGTGGGCGAAGTTGGTGGCCAAACCAATCGTGCCCAAAAACGCCATTAAGCCGAACCCGATTTTCTTAAGCATACTTTTCACCTCCTCTCTAGTCTTTATTTTTTGTTGTCAATAAAGAACGGAATGAGAATAAGACCGACGAATCCCGCCATAAGACACCATTTCAGCAATTCGTTAACCGCTTCGAATTCGGTCATATTATTTCAAGCTATCTTTAATTTTTTTCAGTCCCCAAATTATTCCGATAACGATTATCAACGGGGTATATATTTGGACAAATTGGATGCCGTCTATCGCCATAACTTTTTGGCCACGTAAATTATGATGACCGCGCCTAAGGCGATCTTCAGAAAGAAGAACGGCCCGGC contains the following coding sequences:
- the radA gene encoding DNA repair protein RadA; protein product: MADKLKTVFTCSNCDAQFPKWSGRCTECGSWGTLGEQAFDGHVQQKEIMKKIVGAEVLDLNKIQSSGLVRQACGLAEIDRVLGGGLVSGSLLILAGEPGIGKSTLVAQLADAYSKDQEALYVSGEESASQVKSRLERLHCDLGRIKFVSETNVEKIVSTAIKLSPKLLIIDSIQTIYSALIPAEAGSVSQIRAGAVKFLELAKQNDISVILIGHITKDGQVAGPKSLEHIVDTVLYLENEAQNNYCLLRASKNRFGSVNELGVLEMTGQGFKEVKNPSLVFIESAPSNLAGSVIGCVLEGTRPFLVEVQALVSKTVFGYPQRKSSGFDLNRLQVLSAVLSKRTKTNLTVQDIILNIVGGLKISDPALDLAVAAAIISSHFNKSLDRRTIVLGEVGLGGEVRAVHKLEQRLAEAEKLGFTAAIIPNSEVKAKKIKLLKIKSLSELEEIIK
- the recG gene encoding ATP-dependent DNA helicase RecG → MLQLNSPISDLSRVGKTTAKYLKKLGLAQAQDLLFYVPFRYDDLRETKLIKDLKAGETVTIIGTIELIQNKRSARQRKYLTEALVSDESETIKVIWFNQPFLARNLKAGDQVSLAGKVSDNYGQLSLVSPIYEKINSADLIHTKGLIPRYHLSAGLSQKQIRFLIKQALPLTKYIPDWLPERVRKNLKLLTLGEALAQAHFPKDPTAAQAASQRLNFGDLFLRQLKAESTKNQLRTKQAPLIKFQETATKKFVASLPFKLTDDQRRAAWEILNDLEKSQAMSRLLEGDVGSGKTLVAALALFNTALNAYQGVLMAPTEILASQHFNSLNRLLGGFNVKIGLLTRGQKNINYQADNINPSLKGQAKTTAITKEILDNADIIIGTHALIQDRLDFRQLGLIVVDEQHRFGVVQRHKIVSSGTKNLIPHFLSMTATPIPRSLALAIYGDLDLSLIKQMPAGRKTVITKIISEKERIKSYEFIRRQISEGRQIFVICPLIDESDKSGYKSVKAEHERLDKEIFPDLPVGLLHGRLKSDEKDKVMQDFLDKKTKILVATSVIEVGVDVPNASVMIIEGAERFGLAQLHQFRGRVGRGPHQSYCLLFPSNEQEMSDKSLRRLEALTKYSDGLSLAKIDLKLRGAGDIYGANQSGWPEIKIATLFDYELIKKAKDEAEKIVKEDPELKDYPLLKEKLGQWENEIHFE
- a CDS encoding zonular occludens toxin domain-containing protein, with product MALDGSKFKLITGLPGSGKSLLMATFVYPYLIAGYQVYSNLWLNWKRFDVLGEWDTDKNNLHYYQEMEDITDVRNCIVICDEIAEPLDPRNWENEGSGVRRFFQQHRHHHIDIYGTTQNITLVAKSARIVIDEWTDAFRILSFIPGIVLLRERAIDRTQMLKEEPEPKDNGFFSWLSEIRLFIKSKLLFKKWDKYKLELEHKFCEKCHERQEFNLDICPKCGRKLVIKQSGIYDSCYDIRLRPKKHYWRPVSICDSCGKEDKGGYKGILSEEEFLKQKELTVRK